Within Epilithonimonas zeae, the genomic segment TTGTGATACAAGATTGTTTTTTAATAAAATGTATGAACAAATTGATAATCTAAAACAAAAACTATAATGAAAAACCTTCGTAATGGCGAATTTTTTGGACAGACCAATGAAAAGCTCAACTTTGATGGATTGACCATTACGGATACCGAATACACGCATCCTTACGTCGATTGGCATTATCACGAGAATCCTTATTTTACGTTTTTGCTTCAGGGAAATATGACGGAAGGAAACAAGAAAGAAATCTATGATTGTTCTGCTGGAACTTTGCTTTACCATCATTGGGAAGACGCACATTACAACATCAAACCGGACATTTTCACCAGAGGTTTTCATATCGAAATTACGGAAGAATGGTTTAGAAAGTTTCAGGTTTCAAAGGATAATGTGGAAGGCAGTTTCAATATCAAAAATCCAGTTTTCAAATTATTGATTTACCAGATTTTCAAAGAATCAAAATTGAATGATAATTCTTTTGAATTGAGTATTAATCAAACTTTATTGAATCTTTTTAGCCAATTGTCCAAGCAGAAAAGCTCTTCTGAAAAGAAACCGATTTGGGTTAATCAGATAGATGAAATTCTTCACGAAAGTTTTACGGAAAAATTAAATCTAACAGAACTTTCCCAAACTCTGAATATTCATCCGATGCATCTCAGTCGGGATTTTCAGAAATATTTCCATTGTAATTTGGGCGAATATATCAGAAAACTGAAAGTCGAAAAATCATTAATTCTTCTCAATCAAAATGACTCTCTTTCCGATGTTGCCTTAGAATGTGGATTTGCAGACCAAAGTCATTTTAATCGTTGTTTCAAAGAAAATATCGGAATTACGCCATTGAAATTTAAAAATATTCTGAAAAAGTAGTGATGTTAATTTTATTCTATTTTTTTCAACAGTCAAAGTCTAATTTTGTCAGATAAAATTTACAATGAAATCAATTTTTTTATTTCTCCTAATTTTTGTCTTCGGATTTTCTCAAAGTCAAACTAAAAATATCGTTGAGCCTGAAAAAATCGCGAACGATGTTCAGAAAAAGCATTTGAATCAAATTCTATTTTTAGATAAAGTAGTTTCAATTGACAATCTTCAGGAAACTGATTTTCTTAAAACAATGACTTTTCAGGAAGATAAAGATTTTGATGTTCGTGTTTTTTTGGATAATTCTTTGGTCAATTATCTTCATCAGCTTGATAATTCTTTGACCATTGATGAATTAGTTAAAAAAGGAAATTACCAATTCAGTTTCTATGTTGACGGAAAATTGATTTATACCGAAAATCTAAATTCCGGAGCGGGAAAAATGGAAGATAAAAAAATTAAAACCAATTTCAGAATTCCGTTTCTGAATATGAAAAATGAAGATTCTTGGGGAAGATATCTTTGGATGAGATTTTTCTTTGTAAATGGCGGAATGGACGCTTTGGATGTTGGAAACCATACTTTGAAAATCGAAATCAAACCGTACTTAAAAAATCCAGATTTGAAAATTGGAAACGTAATTGCTTCTGGCGAAATCAACTTAATTGTTCCAAAAAAGAATATTTCCGAAGAACAGATCGCTGTTCAAAAAATCAAACCAAATAGCGGTTGGAAAGTTTCTGATGAGAAAATCAATCAAGAAAAAATCAGACTTCTCAATCAGAAAATTGCTGAAAACAGATTCAGAGAGATTACAGGAATTGTTGTGGTTAAAAATGAAAAACTATTGCTGGAAGAATATTTCAACGGTTATGAAAGAGACAGTTTAAATGACACGCGTTCGGTTGGGAAATCCTTTTCTTCAGCTTTAATGGGAATTGCAATCAAAGACGGTTATATCAAAAATGAAAATCAAACTCTGAAAGATTTTTATGATTTGAAACAATTCAAGAATTATTCTCCGAAAAAAGATAGTGTTACGCTTAAAAGCTTATTGACAATGAGTTCTGCTTTTGACGGAAACGATGAAGATTATGATTCTGTAGGTAATGAGGAAAATATGTATCCAACGGATAATTGGGTGAAATTTACTTTGGATTTGCCAATGACTGAAAATAAGATTGGAAAAACTTGGCATTATTTCACCGCAGGAGTTGTTGTTACCGGAGATATTCTGGACAAATCTGTTCCTAAAGGTTTAAAGGATTATGCAGACAAAAAACTATTCCAACCACTTGGCATTACGAATTACAAATGGCAGTTCACACCTCAAAACAAACCTTCTTTAGCAGGCGGATTACGAATGCGAGCTTTAGATTTTGCTAAGTTCGGGCAGCTTTATAAAAATAACGGAACTTGGAACGGGAAAAGAATTTTGGAAAAGAATTGGATTCAGAAAAGCTTTACCAACTATTTCGCTGATAACAAAAAATCAGAAGGTTACGGTTATCTGTTTTGGCGAAAACTTTATAAAGTTGGCGACAAAAGTTTTGAATCTTATCAATCCAGCGGAAATGGCGGAAACAAAATTATCATTTTTAAGGAACTTCCAATTGTAATGGTCATCACTGCAAAAGCTTATAACAGACCTTATGCACATTCTCAAGCGGATAAAATTGTTCAGGAATATCTATTGCCAGCCGTTTTGAACGAGTGATTTTTTATTCATCCTTTTTCGAAGGAATTAAGAAAACGTCCATCAATCCTTCCGGTAAAAACATTTGGATGAATTTCTCTTCACGATTCACTTCCAGAATCCAGTCTCTGATAATCGGGATGATGATTTCTTTTCCTGCAAGGTCAAGAATGAAGTAATTCTGAGCAGTCTGGTCATTGATAGAAACGATATTTCCACAGGTTTTTCCATCAGCTTCACGGATTTCGAAACCAATCACTTCGTGGTAATAGAATTTTTTTCCAGTCAAAGGCGGTAGAGTAGAAAGAGGTAAGTAAACTCCTTTCCCAAGCGATTGATTAACTAAAGCTTCGGAAGAATTTTTGAAAGATATAATTTTGGTGTCCGCTTTGGACCAGGATTGTTTTTCCACAAAAAAAGGAACCAATAGACCATTGACTTCCACAAAAATCGATTCCAGCTTGTTGTACATCTCAGGTTGGTCTGTGTCTAGTTTTAAGATAACATTCCCTTTTAATCCGTGTGTTCTGGTAATCGTTCCTAAAAAATAGCAATCTTCTTTTCTCATTATTTCCGATGATGAATTTTATTAAACAACAAAGACACGAAAACTTCGTGTCTTTGTTTTGTATCTTTTTGTAAAGAATTAAGCCTGAGTTTCTTCAGTTCCTTCTGCCTCAGCAGTTGGTTCTTCAGTAGCAGCTTCTTCTGTTGCAACTTCCTCAGCAGGCGCGTTAGCAGCCTCCTCAGCAGCTTTTGCATCAGCTTCAGCTTTCGCAGCAGCATCAATTCTTGCTTGGTTTACTTTTGCCTCAGCTTCCAGAGCTGCTTTTTTAGCGTCAGCTTTAGCAGTTGATAAACCTTCAACTTTTCCTTGTACTTTAGCATCTTTAGCCTCAACCCAAGCAGCGAATCTCTTCTCAGCTTCAGCCTCGTCAAAAGCACCTTTAGCAACACCACCTTGAAGGTGTTTTTTGTACAAAGCACCTTTGTAAGAAAGGATAGCTCTTGCAGTATCAGTTGGTTGAGCTCCGTTGTTTAACCACTTTACAGCAGAATCAACGTTCAAGTCGATAGTTGCAGGGTTTGTAATTGGGTTGTAAGTACCTAATTTTTCGATGAATCTACCATCTCTTCTAGCTCTTGCATCCGCAACTACGATGTGGAAGAAAGGTTTTCCTTTCGATCCGTGTCTTTGTAATCTGATTTTTACTGACATAAATTTTAAATTTGTGGGAACACGTCCCGGTTAAATGTTTGAGTTTGCAAAGATATAAAAAAAGTTCGATGTTCA encodes:
- a CDS encoding helix-turn-helix domain-containing protein; translation: MKNLRNGEFFGQTNEKLNFDGLTITDTEYTHPYVDWHYHENPYFTFLLQGNMTEGNKKEIYDCSAGTLLYHHWEDAHYNIKPDIFTRGFHIEITEEWFRKFQVSKDNVEGSFNIKNPVFKLLIYQIFKESKLNDNSFELSINQTLLNLFSQLSKQKSSSEKKPIWVNQIDEILHESFTEKLNLTELSQTLNIHPMHLSRDFQKYFHCNLGEYIRKLKVEKSLILLNQNDSLSDVALECGFADQSHFNRCFKENIGITPLKFKNILKK
- a CDS encoding serine hydrolase domain-containing protein, with product MKSIFLFLLIFVFGFSQSQTKNIVEPEKIANDVQKKHLNQILFLDKVVSIDNLQETDFLKTMTFQEDKDFDVRVFLDNSLVNYLHQLDNSLTIDELVKKGNYQFSFYVDGKLIYTENLNSGAGKMEDKKIKTNFRIPFLNMKNEDSWGRYLWMRFFFVNGGMDALDVGNHTLKIEIKPYLKNPDLKIGNVIASGEINLIVPKKNISEEQIAVQKIKPNSGWKVSDEKINQEKIRLLNQKIAENRFREITGIVVVKNEKLLLEEYFNGYERDSLNDTRSVGKSFSSALMGIAIKDGYIKNENQTLKDFYDLKQFKNYSPKKDSVTLKSLLTMSSAFDGNDEDYDSVGNEENMYPTDNWVKFTLDLPMTENKIGKTWHYFTAGVVVTGDILDKSVPKGLKDYADKKLFQPLGITNYKWQFTPQNKPSLAGGLRMRALDFAKFGQLYKNNGTWNGKRILEKNWIQKSFTNYFADNKKSEGYGYLFWRKLYKVGDKSFESYQSSGNGGNKIIIFKELPIVMVITAKAYNRPYAHSQADKIVQEYLLPAVLNE
- the rimM gene encoding ribosome maturation factor RimM (Essential for efficient processing of 16S rRNA); this encodes MRKEDCYFLGTITRTHGLKGNVILKLDTDQPEMYNKLESIFVEVNGLLVPFFVEKQSWSKADTKIISFKNSSEALVNQSLGKGVYLPLSTLPPLTGKKFYYHEVIGFEIREADGKTCGNIVSINDQTAQNYFILDLAGKEIIIPIIRDWILEVNREEKFIQMFLPEGLMDVFLIPSKKDE
- a CDS encoding 30S ribosomal protein S16 — translated: MSVKIRLQRHGSKGKPFFHIVVADARARRDGRFIEKLGTYNPITNPATIDLNVDSAVKWLNNGAQPTDTARAILSYKGALYKKHLQGGVAKGAFDEAEAEKRFAAWVEAKDAKVQGKVEGLSTAKADAKKAALEAEAKVNQARIDAAAKAEADAKAAEEAANAPAEEVATEEAATEEPTAEAEGTEETQA